The Panacibacter microcysteis genome includes a window with the following:
- the pseF gene encoding pseudaminic acid cytidylyltransferase, whose translation MAEQTRNLAIIPARGGSKRIPRKNIKLFLEKPIIAYSIDVAAKSGLFDTIMVSTDDNEIAGIAKNYGASVPFLRSAETSNDQATTIAVLKEVIMLYAKHDTTFDNICCIYPCAPFITRKALEETFSLLKQGQADTIFPVVRYGHPIQRALKKQGNYVSMIDEQNMTVRTQDLEARYHDAGQFYWLTSDALHMKGSLITDKSIGFEIDENETQDIDNDTDWRLAEMKYTLLHTNIKN comes from the coding sequence ATGGCGGAACAAACCAGGAACCTTGCAATTATACCCGCAAGAGGTGGAAGTAAAAGAATACCACGGAAAAACATAAAACTTTTTTTAGAGAAACCCATTATTGCCTATTCAATAGACGTGGCTGCTAAAAGTGGTTTATTTGATACGATAATGGTTTCAACAGATGATAATGAGATTGCCGGTATAGCTAAAAATTATGGAGCATCCGTTCCTTTTTTACGTAGTGCAGAAACCTCAAATGACCAGGCAACCACCATTGCTGTTTTGAAAGAGGTGATTATGCTTTATGCAAAACATGATACAACATTTGACAATATATGTTGTATTTATCCATGTGCACCTTTTATTACAAGAAAAGCTCTTGAAGAGACGTTTTCTCTGTTAAAACAGGGGCAGGCTGATACAATATTTCCGGTGGTGCGTTATGGTCATCCGATTCAACGGGCACTAAAAAAACAAGGAAATTATGTTTCGATGATTGATGAACAAAACATGACTGTAAGAACGCAAGACCTGGAAGCGAGGTATCATGATGCTGGTCAGTTTTATTGGCTTACGTCAGATGCCTTACATATGAAAGGCAGTTTGATTACCGATAAAAGTATTGGTTTTGAAATTGATGAGAATGAGACACAGGATATTGATAACGATACTGATTGGCGACTTGCTGAAATGAAATACACCTTATTGCATACCAACATTAAAAATTAA
- a CDS encoding GNAT family N-acetyltransferase has translation MIKGKLTGLRAIEQEDLNQLKDWRNLPQFRRNFREVRELGSQSQLAWFNSLQTNSNRDFMFSIVELESGKLIGACGLLYINWIIRSADFSFYIGKDELYIDDEGMALDAATILINYGFENLNLHKIWMELYEFDEKKIKFFQQNFNFKTDGVLRDNCYEDGRYYNSLIISLLATDK, from the coding sequence CAGTTGAAGGACTGGCGAAATCTTCCCCAATTTCGAAGAAACTTCAGAGAAGTACGTGAACTAGGAAGTCAAAGCCAATTAGCCTGGTTTAACTCTTTGCAAACAAACAGCAACAGGGATTTCATGTTTTCTATAGTTGAGTTAGAATCCGGTAAACTGATTGGCGCCTGTGGTCTGTTATATATAAACTGGATCATAAGATCTGCAGACTTTTCTTTTTATATAGGCAAGGATGAATTGTATATTGATGATGAAGGAATGGCATTAGATGCCGCCACCATACTAATAAACTATGGTTTCGAAAATTTGAATTTGCATAAAATCTGGATGGAACTATATGAATTTGATGAAAAGAAAATAAAGTTTTTCCAGCAAAATTTTAATTTTAAAACTGACGGCGTATTAAGGGATAACTGTTATGAAGATGGCCGATATTATAATTCATTAATTATTTCTTTACTTGCAACTGACAAATAA